From a region of the Epinephelus fuscoguttatus linkage group LG21, E.fuscoguttatus.final_Chr_v1 genome:
- the LOC125881711 gene encoding TNFAIP3-interacting protein 1-like: MSLHGNAMDRSPAERSQTTDNRLTHRLYPSLPNIDSVFRYDVCVADPATGEEPHTDAVNHPDSLLEDTQSEAASSSDVRLKAQILILEEQRQELLSINEKWAKEYRTMVQYYKQKVRDLKESLQHDHFKDICEESERNAILNKKIKHKENKLTGDELLKAEMEAEELRAQNSTLTRRGQHQHEEIRRLNKALEEALQKTSSETLQDVWKHQAEVYKEDFLKERRDREKLKEKYLEQEKKFRKVHSELHALKSQVAQTRPKESALECTCPNRASNWEVCQINQRHIQLQRRYTLDNKK; this comes from the exons ATG TCACTACATGGAAACGCAATGGACAGGTCACCTGCAGAGAGATCACAGACCACAGACAACAGACTGACCCACAGACTGTATCCGTCACTGCCCAACATAGACAG tgttttcaggtatGACGTTTGTGTGGCGGACCCTGCCACTGGAGAAGAACCTCACACAGATGCAGTCAACCACCCTGACAGCCTGCTGGAAGACACTCAG TCAGAAGCTGCCAGCAGCAGTGACGTCAGACTGAAAGCACAGATCCTTATCTTGGAGGAGCAAAGGCAGGAG CTTCTTTCTATTAATGAGAAATGGGCAAAAGAGTACCGAACCATGGTGCAGTACTACAAACAGAAG GTCCGAGATTTGAAAGAATCACTGCAACACGATCACTTTAAAGACATTTGTGAAGAAAGTGAAAGGAACGCTATATTAAAcaagaaaatcaaacacaaagagaacaaACTG ACTGGAGATGAGTTACTAAAAGCAGAGATGGAAGCAGAAGAGCTGCGAGCACAGAACAGCACTTTGACCCGAAGAGGGCAGCACCAGCACGAGGAGATCAGACGACTGAACAAG gctttAGAGGAGGCGCTTCAGAAGACGAGCAGTGAAACACTACAGGATGTCTGGAAACATCAG GCTGAAGTCTACAAGGAGGACTTTCTGAAGGAGCGCAGAGACAGGGAGAAGCTCAAGGAGAAGTATCTGGAACAAGAGAAGAAGTTTAGGAAAGTTCACAGTGAGCTACATGCCCTCAAATCTCAG GTGGCTCAAACTCGTCCAAAGGAGTCTGCACTTGAATGCACCTGCCCAAATCGAGCCTCAAACTGGGAGGTCTGCCAGATTAACCAGCGCCACATCCAGCTACAAAGACGCTACACGCTTGATAACAAAAAGTGA
- the si:dkey-192l18.9 gene encoding F-box/LRR-repeat protein 7, with protein MGANNGKQYGSEGKGSSSISSDISSSTDHTPTKAPKNVATTEGLESSTRTLSTPSPGLILPSKSSSLSSPALSSNGHETNSSSSSSAPAETVAVVHSQPGTHTRSRQSKSHHHAPIDLLPDHALLQIFSHLPTNQLCRCARVCRRWYNLAWDPRLWSTVRLTGELLHADRAIRVLTHRLCQDTPNVCLTLETVVMNGCKRLTDRGLHIVAQCCPELRRLEVAGCYNISNEAVFEVVSRCPSLEHLNLSGCSKVTCISLTQEASLQLSPLHGQQISIHYLDMTDCFSLEDEGLRTIASHCPRLTHLYLRRCTRLTDEAMRHLALHCPSIRELSLSDCRLVGDFGLREVARLEGCLRYLSVAHCARITDVGMRYVARYCPRLRYLNARGCEGLTDHGLSHLARSCPKLKSLDVGKCPLVSDSGLEQLAMYCQGLRRVSLRACESVTGRGLKALAANCCELQLLNVQDCEVSPEALRFVRRHCRRCIIEHTNPAFY; from the exons GTTTAGAATCCAGCACTCGGACTCTGAGCACCCCCAGCCCTGGTCTTATCCTGCCATCCaagtcctcctctctctcctcacctgCTCTCTCCAGTAATGGCCATGAGACcaactcctcttcctcctcctctgcccccGCCGAGACCGTTGCTGTGGTCCACTCTCAACCCGGCACCCACACTCGCTCCCGCCAGTCGAAAAGCCACCACCATGCCCCCATCGACCTCCTCCCCGACCACGCCCTCCTGCAGATCTTCTCCCATCTCCCCACCAATCAGCTGTGCCGCTGCGCCCGCGTATGCCGCCGCTGGTACAACCTGGCGTGGGACCCGAGGCTGTGGAGCACTGTGCGGCTAACAGGGGAGCTGCTTCACGCTGACCGTGCCATCAGGGTCCTGACCCACCGGCTGTGCCAGGACACTCCGAACGTGTGTCTGACCCTGGAGACGGTGGTGATGAACGGCTGCAAAAGGCTCACGGACCGTGGGTTGCACATCGTGGCCCAGTGCTGCCCGGAGCTGCGTCGCCTGGAGGTTGCTGGCTGTTATAACATCTCCAATGAGGCTGTGTTTGAGGTGGTGTCCCGCTGCCCCAGCCTGGAACACCTGAACCTCTCAG GCTGCTCCAAGGTCACATGTATCAGCCTTACCCAGGAGGCCTCACTCCAGCTGTCCCCTCTGCACGGCCAGCAGATCTCCATTCACTACCTGGACATGACCGATTGTTTTTCCCTTGAGGACGAGGGCTTGCGAACTATCGCCTCCCACTGCCCCCGCCTGACACATCTGTACTTGCGCCGCTGCACCAGACTGACGGATGAAGCCATGCGCCACCTGGCTCTCCACTGCCCCTCAATAAGGGAGCTTAGTCTCAGTGACTGCCGCTTGGTGGGGGATTTTGGCCTACGTGAAGTGGCCCGCCTGGAGGGCTGCCTTCGTTACCTGAGCGTGGCCCACTGCGCCCGCATAACAGATGTGGGCATGCGCTACGTGGCTCGCTACTGCCCGAGACTGCGCTACTTAAACGCGAGGGGTTGCGAGGGACTTACAGACCACGGCCTGAGCCACTTGGCCAGGAGCTGCCCCAAACTCAAGTCCCTGGATGTGGGTAAGTGCCCGCTTGTGTCGGACAGCGGGCTGGAGCAGCTGGCCATGTACTGCCAAGGCCTGAGGCGAGTGAGTCTCAGAGCATGCGAGAGCGTGACAGGCAGAGGACTCAAAGCTCTGGCAGCCAACTGCTGCGAGCTGCAGCTTCTCAACGTGCAGGACTGTGAGGTGTCGCCAGAGGCTCTGCGGTTTGTTAGACGCCACTGCCGGCGCTGCATCATCGAGCACACAAACCCCGCTTTCTACTGA